From Spea bombifrons isolate aSpeBom1 chromosome 6, aSpeBom1.2.pri, whole genome shotgun sequence, a single genomic window includes:
- the IER5 gene encoding immediate early response gene 5 protein gives MLREETEPACQPECCEPSPGLGFRLEAHRIVSISLGKIYHSRVQRGGIKLHKNLMVSLVLRSAQQVYLSQSSEELQQDYAVYQSPPTPQPCRGGDECSCPGLAAQEEESSTVREARTCSPAPCSCPPEEPAHSRGPPCCSCQSHAGCCTLPEPCRVCPESHSSNDYCQSRESDSSHQDPPNSCCRKRSGDSTADGPAMKRARREQREQEVPEPGEEAEEEMETENVANLISIFGTSFSGLLTKEAGSEENEAPGQEVQERDSAAPSGQGCSERAISPSITPWSTAIEAF, from the coding sequence ATGCTCCGAGAGGAAACCGAACCCGCCTGTCAGCCTGAATGCTGCGAGCCGAGTCCCGGACTGGGCTTCCGCCTTGAGGCTCACCGCATTGTCAGTATCTCGCTGGGTAAGATTTACCATTCGCGGGTGCAGCGTGGAGGAATCAAGCTGCACAAGAACCTCATGGTGTCCCTGGTGCTGCGGAGCGCCCAGCAGGTCTACCTGAGCCAGAGTTCAGAGGAGTTGCAGCAGGATTACGCCGTGTACCAGAGCCCGCCGACACCGCAGCCCTGCAGGGGTGGTGATGAATGCTCCTGCCCCGGGCTGGCGGCTCAGGAAGAGGAGTCCAGCACGGTTAGGGAGGCACGGACATGCTCACCCGCCCCCTGCTCCTGCCCGCCAGAGGAGCCTGCTCACTCCCGGGGACCCCCGTGTTGCTCCTGCCAGAGCCACGCTGGCTGCTGCACGCTTCCTGAACCGTGTCGCGTTTGCCCGGAATCCCACTCCAGCAACGACTACTGCCAAAGCCGGGAATCCGATTCCAGCCACCAAGATCCCCCCAATTCCTGCTGTAGGAAGCGGAGCGGAGACAGCACAGCAGACGGTCCCGCCATGAAGCGAGCACGACGGGAACAGAGAGAGCAAGAGGTGCCGGAACCCGGAGAGGAGGCTGAGGAGGAGATGGAGACCGAGAATGTGGCAAATCTCATCAGTATCTTCGGCACCAGTTTTTCGGGACTTCTCACTAAGGAAGCCGGTTCAGAGGAGAACGAGGCGCCCGGACAGGAGGTACAAGAGCGGGACTCCGCTGCCCCCTCTGGACAGGGCTGCAGCGAGAGGGCGATCAGCCCCAGCATCACCCCCTGGAGCACGGCCATTGAGGCTTTCTGA